A DNA window from Hydractinia symbiolongicarpus strain clone_291-10 chromosome 6, HSymV2.1, whole genome shotgun sequence contains the following coding sequences:
- the LOC130648041 gene encoding uncharacterized protein LOC130648041 codes for MARPENKSCREDVMQTVQDVMNSVSRFTAAYRYMTEVEAGEIARAAAKNSVSSEVGMCMRVGSDRRRYNLPHHEEVAAVFVDQDGAPPGDRYIVTYPRERNLQNISASSANLEPMVYPLFFQGVNQVGIMG; via the coding sequence ATGGCACGTCCTGAAAATAAGAGCTGTAGAGAAGACGTTATGCAAACTGTTCAGGATGTAATGAACAGTGTTAGCCGTTTTACTGCTGCATACAGGTACATGACTGAAGTGGAAGCTGGTGAAATAGCTCGGGCAGCTGCTAAAAACAGTGTTTCATCAGAAGTTGGCATGTGCATGAGAGTTGGCAGTGATCGAAGGCGATACAACTTGCCACATCATGAAGAAGTAGCTGCAGTTTTTGTTGATCAAGATGGAGCTCCTCCTGGAGACAGGTATATTGTTACCTACCCACGTGAACgcaatttgcaaaatatttccGCGTCATCTGCAAATTTAGAGCCGATGGTTTATCCTCTTTTTTTCCAAGGGGTGAACCAGGTTGGTATTATGGGATAG